In one window of Candidatus Hydrogenedentota bacterium DNA:
- a CDS encoding translation initiation factor has translation MSAKNPKIDTNAPRTPLTDSPFGALGALRGDLPREPVAPPKPKAEIIVDTPKVAWRVAKTRKGGWPLTYEKRPGGKLATVIQNVSGDGTALVTALKKQCAAGGAFKDGVIELQGDHRVKVAAFLDKHQK, from the coding sequence ATGAGCGCCAAGAACCCCAAAATCGACACAAACGCCCCCCGCACCCCCCTCACCGATTCCCCCTTCGGAGCACTGGGCGCCCTGCGCGGCGATTTACCCCGCGAGCCCGTCGCACCACCCAAACCAAAGGCGGAGATCATCGTGGACACGCCCAAGGTCGCCTGGCGCGTCGCCAAGACCCGCAAGGGCGGCTGGCCCCTGACCTATGAAAAGCGACCAGGCGGCAAACTCGCCACCGTCATCCAGAATGTATCCGGCGACGGAACCGCTCTCGTAACCGCGCTGAAGAAGCAATGCGCGGCCGGCGGTGCCTTCAAGGACGGCGTCATCGAACTGCAGGGCGACCACCGCGTGAAAGTGGCCGCGTTCCTCGACAAGCACCAGAAGTAG
- a CDS encoding VCBS repeat-containing protein, protein MITSTLLAAAFCVAAEPSVLFERQKIGTTTFEAASIFDVNNDGHLDLVSGEYWHQGPDYAKAHKICTIMQADDYYDDFSDYPMDVNGDGFLDIVTGGWFGGALQWRENPKGRPVEWVTHEVAKTGNIERNSFYDIDGDGYEEVFCTTSPVHFFRLVRDEKGKPQGRFEQYTITEGGGGHGFGCGDVNGDKRPDMIFAGGWLEAPENPFDVKAWKWHKEFDLARGMASVPILVHDVNQDGKNDIIVGGAHNYGLWWHENLGGGQWKEHAVEEHRSQFHEMQLCDIDNDGELELVTGKRFRAHRGHDPGEYDPLGLYYYDIAPEGFTRHTLDYGPHTRASGAGIYLWIADIDGNGWKDILAPGKEGLHLFTSLGR, encoded by the coding sequence ATGATTACCTCAACCCTACTCGCGGCCGCCTTCTGTGTCGCTGCCGAACCCTCGGTTCTATTTGAGCGCCAGAAGATCGGTACAACCACTTTTGAAGCCGCGTCGATCTTCGACGTGAATAACGACGGTCATCTGGACCTGGTATCCGGTGAATACTGGCATCAAGGGCCGGACTATGCGAAGGCCCACAAGATCTGCACCATCATGCAGGCCGACGACTACTACGACGACTTCAGCGATTACCCCATGGACGTGAATGGCGATGGCTTCCTGGACATTGTCACCGGCGGCTGGTTTGGCGGCGCGCTTCAGTGGCGCGAGAATCCGAAGGGGCGTCCCGTGGAATGGGTGACGCACGAGGTGGCCAAGACCGGCAATATCGAGCGAAATTCCTTCTACGACATCGACGGCGATGGCTACGAGGAGGTGTTCTGCACCACGTCGCCGGTGCACTTCTTCCGCCTTGTGCGCGATGAGAAGGGTAAGCCGCAGGGCCGCTTCGAGCAGTACACGATTACTGAGGGCGGCGGCGGCCATGGTTTCGGCTGTGGCGACGTGAACGGTGACAAGCGCCCCGATATGATCTTTGCGGGCGGCTGGCTGGAAGCGCCGGAGAATCCCTTTGATGTGAAGGCCTGGAAGTGGCACAAGGAATTCGATCTGGCCAGGGGCATGGCCTCGGTGCCGATTCTTGTACACGACGTGAATCAGGACGGGAAGAACGATATTATCGTAGGCGGCGCCCACAACTATGGCCTCTGGTGGCACGAGAATCTCGGCGGCGGCCAGTGGAAGGAGCACGCGGTCGAGGAACACCGCAGCCAGTTCCACGAGATGCAGTTGTGCGACATCGACAACGACGGTGAACTGGAACTGGTGACCGGCAAGCGCTTCCGCGCGCACCGTGGCCATGATCCCGGCGAGTACGATCCCCTCGGCCTCTATTATTACGACATCGCCCCTGAAGGCTTCACGCGCCACACGCTCGACTACGGTCCCCATACCCGCGCGAGCGGTGCGGGCATCTACCTCTGGATCGCCGATATCGACGGCAACGGGTGGAAGGACATCCTGGCTCCGGGCAAGGAAGGCCTTCACCTCTTCACAAGCCTGGGCCGATAA
- a CDS encoding dihydrodipicolinate synthase family protein gives MNPTTDLRGIITVLNTPFNLDDTLDLPGLARNVENAIQAGVAGFLVPAMASEVGTLSEAERTAVVQCTVGTAAGRVPIIGGASAPDQAARTNAARRLIDLGCAGVLVSMNYTDDATYTRDVEALASLEPGFLMLQDWDASGYGLPVPLIKRLFETVPAFKCLKVEVVPAGPKYTEVLQVTSGGLHVSGGWAVGQIIEGLDRGVHAFMPTGMHPIYTAIYQRYVRGERESARALFEELLPVLAFSNQHLDISIYFFKRLLHAQGVYATGKVRSPKVAFDAVHQKIADGLIERVMAMEARLAIEA, from the coding sequence ATGAACCCCACCACCGACCTCCGCGGCATCATCACGGTGCTCAACACGCCTTTCAATCTCGACGATACCCTCGATCTTCCGGGGCTCGCCCGCAACGTGGAAAACGCGATCCAGGCCGGCGTTGCGGGCTTTCTCGTGCCCGCCATGGCCAGCGAAGTGGGCACCCTGTCGGAAGCCGAGCGGACGGCTGTGGTCCAGTGCACTGTCGGGACGGCAGCGGGGCGCGTGCCGATCATCGGCGGGGCCTCCGCGCCCGATCAGGCCGCGCGGACGAATGCGGCGCGGCGACTAATCGATCTGGGCTGCGCGGGTGTGCTCGTGAGCATGAACTACACCGACGACGCCACCTACACCCGCGACGTGGAAGCGCTGGCAAGTCTGGAGCCCGGCTTCCTGATGCTGCAGGACTGGGACGCCAGCGGCTATGGCCTGCCCGTGCCCTTGATCAAGCGCCTCTTCGAGACGGTGCCCGCGTTCAAGTGCCTCAAGGTGGAGGTCGTGCCCGCAGGCCCGAAATACACCGAAGTATTGCAGGTGACCAGTGGCGGCTTGCATGTTTCCGGCGGCTGGGCCGTGGGCCAGATCATCGAGGGCCTTGATCGCGGCGTTCACGCCTTCATGCCCACGGGCATGCACCCCATTTATACCGCGATTTACCAGCGCTACGTCCGGGGTGAGCGAGAGTCCGCCCGCGCATTGTTTGAGGAGTTGCTGCCCGTGCTGGCTTTCTCCAACCAGCACCTGGACATCTCCATTTACTTCTTCAAGCGCTTGCTCCATGCGCAGGGCGTCTACGCCACGGGAAAGGTTCGCTCGCCGAAGGTGGCTTTCGACGCGGTACACCAGAAGATCGCCGATGGCCTGATCGAGCGCGTGATGGCGATGGAAGCCCGGCTCGCGATCGAGGCGTAG
- a CDS encoding glycosyltransferase family 39 protein encodes MGNREENVTSIAPRHVFTVLALVVALWGLTLFLVSPAGEFPLNDDWIYARAVSDWIDTGTYQGHPFSTANLVGQAWWGKLFCAGGGFSFTALRWSTLVLWLFAALATTLSALRLRARPFTAALAGALIIANPIAMNLGYTFMTDVPFMAFMALAGLAYLCALETPRWQWVLLGSLFGAAALLTRQFAVLLPIAFVLSSCPWDTRWRRREMLPLLIALVAPWFAAWLLLQFLPSHAAELGHVWDPQVLGDSWGERFFGGLKFYSSSMLLLGCLVLPLAAAQGWQWLRHKEGRVARRAMALACAMLYILLTACTGDPNRIPFMGNILYDTGAGPMTLRGILMGSYLWRPVSIGGWWWLPTLAGVLVAGWMVAGCLRWLLLIPGDGRRPLHDPRRRQQCFLMFWAILMILALYHPWLPVRFDRYLIGALVPVVLLVAMAESGRSLAGRAFQVVTLTALFAFSLLGVQDYFAWNTTRWAMLNKLMNEQGLKPQEIDGGYEFNGWYTSQDYIKESGARAFLRSGPLGWWVVDDRYAISWLPRPGFSKVEEVPYGSWLAGDMGKLLLLKKKDDGE; translated from the coding sequence ATGGGAAATCGGGAGGAAAACGTGACGTCCATCGCGCCCAGGCATGTCTTCACCGTCCTCGCCCTGGTGGTGGCACTCTGGGGACTCACCCTGTTCCTCGTGTCGCCCGCGGGCGAATTCCCCCTCAATGACGATTGGATTTACGCCCGCGCGGTCAGCGACTGGATTGACACCGGTACCTATCAAGGTCACCCCTTTTCCACCGCCAATCTCGTGGGTCAGGCCTGGTGGGGCAAGCTCTTTTGCGCTGGCGGCGGCTTCAGCTTCACCGCACTCCGCTGGTCCACGCTGGTGCTCTGGCTCTTCGCCGCCCTCGCCACCACCTTGTCCGCGCTGCGGCTCCGGGCGCGCCCCTTCACCGCCGCCCTCGCGGGCGCGCTCATCATCGCCAATCCGATCGCCATGAATCTTGGCTACACCTTCATGACCGACGTGCCCTTCATGGCCTTCATGGCCCTCGCCGGTCTGGCCTACCTCTGCGCCCTCGAAACGCCTCGCTGGCAATGGGTGCTCCTTGGTTCGCTCTTCGGCGCCGCCGCCTTGCTTACCCGCCAGTTCGCCGTTCTACTGCCCATCGCCTTCGTACTGTCGTCCTGCCCCTGGGATACCCGCTGGCGCCGCCGCGAAATGCTCCCCCTGCTGATCGCGCTCGTGGCGCCCTGGTTCGCGGCCTGGCTCCTGCTCCAGTTTCTCCCTTCTCACGCCGCGGAGCTCGGGCACGTCTGGGATCCCCAGGTGCTTGGGGATTCCTGGGGAGAGCGATTCTTTGGCGGGCTGAAATTCTACTCCAGTTCGATGCTGCTCCTCGGGTGTCTCGTGCTGCCCCTCGCCGCGGCGCAGGGCTGGCAATGGCTTCGCCACAAGGAGGGCCGCGTGGCCCGCCGCGCCATGGCCCTCGCCTGCGCGATGCTCTACATCTTACTGACCGCCTGCACCGGCGATCCCAATCGGATCCCCTTCATGGGCAACATCCTCTACGACACCGGCGCCGGGCCCATGACCCTGCGGGGCATCCTCATGGGAAGCTACCTGTGGCGTCCCGTCAGTATCGGCGGTTGGTGGTGGCTGCCCACCCTGGCCGGTGTTCTGGTGGCCGGGTGGATGGTGGCGGGCTGCCTTCGCTGGCTTCTCCTTATTCCCGGCGACGGGCGCCGACCTCTGCACGATCCCCGGCGCCGCCAGCAGTGTTTCCTTATGTTCTGGGCCATCCTCATGATCCTCGCCCTGTACCATCCCTGGCTTCCGGTGCGCTTCGACCGCTACCTGATCGGGGCCCTTGTGCCCGTGGTGCTGCTGGTGGCCATGGCCGAATCCGGCCGCAGTCTGGCGGGCCGCGCGTTCCAGGTCGTGACGCTGACGGCCCTTTTCGCCTTTAGTCTGCTCGGCGTGCAAGACTACTTCGCCTGGAACACCACCCGCTGGGCCATGCTCAACAAGCTCATGAACGAGCAGGGGCTCAAGCCCCAGGAAATCGACGGGGGCTATGAGTTCAATGGCTGGTACACAAGCCAGGACTACATCAAAGAGTCCGGCGCGCGGGCCTTCCTGCGCTCGGGCCCCCTCGGCTGGTGGGTGGTGGATGATCGCTATGCGATCTCCTGGCTGCCCCGGCCCGGCTTTTCCAAAGTGGAGGAAGTGCCCTACGGCTCCTGGCTCGCGGGGGATATGGGGAAATTGTTGCTGTTGAAGAAGAAGGACGACGGGGAGTGA
- a CDS encoding Gfo/Idh/MocA family oxidoreductase, whose translation MNRRKFLTRSCRALGVGAVLFTGSKSGKAFAARVGPSDQVRIAVIGNGGMGGRHVEALAENPNCHITALCDVAKQRFNNSLDKVNEMTGRRPEGFQDFRYVLDHKEVDGIFIATPDHWHPLLAIMGCQAGKDVYVEKPAAPTVAEGRAMVEAGRRYGRVVQLGTQQRSMPVFQKAIDVVKSGKLGTITSASCWVGVNDAWSVGTPVEEVPNGLDWDLWLGPSPYEPFSKNRFFGFMGNHDYAKGGQLTNWGVHLMDILHWGIGQDKPLNVQAMGTSPRGGAGGHNFETVDAMWEYPGCSVTWEQRHSNEHGGKGYGIKFQGTEGQLVVDRGSFKVFPEGLGIAEWVGEPERSWANPDHHNNFFDCIRNRKRPAADIEQGVRSTIPVLLAGIALKTRRKLTWDAEAEKFVNDDAANRYLSRAYRSPWHL comes from the coding sequence ATGAATCGCAGAAAATTCCTCACCCGCTCCTGCCGCGCCCTGGGCGTGGGGGCGGTATTGTTCACGGGTTCGAAATCGGGCAAGGCCTTTGCCGCGCGGGTGGGTCCTTCGGATCAGGTGCGCATTGCGGTCATCGGCAATGGCGGTATGGGCGGACGCCACGTGGAAGCGCTGGCGGAGAACCCCAACTGCCACATCACGGCGCTGTGCGACGTGGCGAAGCAGCGCTTTAATAACTCCCTGGACAAGGTGAATGAGATGACGGGCCGTCGCCCGGAGGGCTTCCAGGATTTCCGCTATGTGCTGGATCACAAGGAAGTGGACGGTATTTTCATCGCCACGCCGGATCACTGGCACCCCCTGCTGGCTATCATGGGCTGCCAGGCGGGCAAGGATGTGTATGTGGAGAAGCCGGCCGCGCCGACGGTGGCCGAGGGCCGCGCGATGGTGGAGGCGGGTCGCCGCTATGGCCGGGTGGTACAGCTCGGCACGCAGCAGCGATCGATGCCGGTTTTCCAGAAGGCGATTGACGTGGTGAAGAGCGGCAAACTGGGCACGATTACTTCGGCAAGCTGCTGGGTGGGTGTGAACGATGCGTGGAGCGTGGGCACGCCGGTGGAGGAGGTCCCGAACGGCCTGGACTGGGATCTGTGGCTGGGACCGTCACCCTATGAGCCCTTCTCGAAGAATCGCTTTTTCGGTTTCATGGGCAATCACGACTACGCGAAGGGTGGCCAGCTCACGAACTGGGGCGTGCATCTGATGGATATTCTCCATTGGGGCATCGGCCAGGACAAGCCGCTTAATGTGCAGGCGATGGGCACGAGCCCCCGGGGCGGCGCGGGCGGCCACAATTTTGAGACGGTGGACGCCATGTGGGAGTATCCCGGTTGCAGCGTGACCTGGGAGCAGCGCCACTCCAATGAACACGGCGGCAAGGGCTATGGCATCAAATTCCAGGGTACCGAAGGCCAGTTGGTGGTGGATCGCGGATCGTTCAAGGTTTTCCCCGAAGGCCTGGGCATTGCGGAGTGGGTCGGCGAGCCGGAACGGAGCTGGGCCAACCCGGATCACCACAACAACTTCTTCGACTGCATCCGTAACCGGAAGCGCCCGGCGGCGGACATCGAGCAGGGCGTGCGCTCCACGATTCCGGTGCTCCTGGCGGGCATCGCCCTGAAGACGCGCCGGAAATTGACCTGGGACGCCGAGGCGGAAAAATTTGTCAACGACGACGCGGCCAACCGCTACCTGAGCCGGGCCTATCGCTCGCCCTGGCACCTCTAG
- a CDS encoding putative DNA binding domain-containing protein, whose translation MENLRIQQLLKAGESRAVEFKASRNALNRDIYETVCAFLNGEGGDILLGVADDGTTLGVAPEYLAQMRRDFANAINNPQLINPPCYLGVEEVDCDGATLLHILVPPSSQVHRCKGRIYFRNEDGDFDITDDQDRVSRLYLNKQSHYSENTIYPYAELADLRPELLDRARRMAASIQRNHPWAGMDDTELLSSARLFQRDYQRGTEGLTLAAILLFGKDTTILSVLPHHKTDAILRRVDVDRYDDRDDIRTNLFESHDRLTAFGEKHLNDPFFLDGIQRVSARSHILREIVGNMLIHREYSHAFPAKLVIEAHRLYAENSNRPHGHGPIDPRLFSPYPKNPIIARVFKETGLADELGSGVRKLFKFGKAFAGHDPVLMEDDIFRVSLPISEVMREETYAGLVDGLVVGTEKGRSSVESTEKSSEKDRSSVESTEKSSEKGRSSVESTEKSSDEKLPLTPRITKNTAEAILTLAEGNPQITVFQLSQKLGRSTSAINKQISRLKKNGQLVRVGPDKGGSWSVTR comes from the coding sequence ATGGAAAACCTTCGAATTCAACAGTTGCTGAAAGCGGGCGAATCTCGCGCTGTGGAATTCAAGGCATCCCGCAATGCGCTGAACCGCGACATCTATGAAACGGTCTGCGCGTTCTTGAATGGCGAAGGCGGCGACATCCTTCTGGGTGTTGCGGACGATGGCACTACTCTGGGCGTCGCCCCGGAATACCTGGCACAGATGCGGCGGGACTTCGCCAATGCCATCAACAACCCGCAGCTCATCAATCCGCCCTGCTACCTCGGCGTCGAGGAAGTGGACTGCGATGGCGCAACTCTCCTGCATATCCTTGTTCCACCGAGCTCGCAGGTTCACCGTTGCAAGGGTCGGATTTACTTTCGGAACGAAGACGGTGACTTCGACATAACTGATGACCAGGACCGCGTGTCAAGGCTTTATCTGAACAAGCAGAGCCACTACTCCGAAAACACGATTTACCCCTATGCCGAATTGGCGGACCTGCGCCCCGAACTGCTCGACCGCGCGCGGCGGATGGCGGCATCGATTCAACGCAACCATCCGTGGGCCGGTATGGACGATACGGAATTGCTGTCCAGTGCGCGGCTCTTCCAGCGGGACTATCAACGTGGCACGGAAGGTCTCACGCTCGCGGCGATTCTTTTGTTTGGGAAAGACACGACGATTCTGTCCGTATTGCCCCATCACAAGACGGACGCGATTCTCCGCCGGGTTGATGTTGACCGCTATGACGACCGCGACGACATCCGCACGAATTTGTTTGAAAGCCATGACCGGCTGACGGCCTTTGGCGAGAAACATCTGAACGACCCTTTCTTTCTTGACGGGATTCAGCGGGTCAGTGCGCGGAGCCATATCCTGCGGGAGATTGTGGGAAACATGCTGATCCACCGCGAGTACAGCCACGCCTTTCCCGCGAAGCTCGTGATCGAGGCGCATCGCCTATATGCGGAGAACAGCAACCGTCCCCATGGGCATGGGCCCATTGATCCACGGCTGTTTTCGCCGTACCCGAAGAATCCGATCATCGCACGAGTGTTCAAGGAGACCGGTCTGGCCGACGAACTGGGATCCGGCGTGCGTAAGCTCTTCAAGTTCGGAAAAGCCTTTGCCGGACACGACCCGGTGTTGATGGAGGATGATATCTTCCGGGTCAGTCTGCCGATTTCCGAGGTTATGAGAGAAGAAACATACGCTGGGTTGGTAGATGGGTTGGTAGTTGGTACGGAGAAAGGCAGAAGTTCGGTAGAAAGTACAGAGAAAAGTTCGGAGAAAGACAGAAGTTCGGTAGAAAGTACAGAGAAAAGTTCGGAGAAAGGCAGAAGTTCGGTAGAAAGTACAGAGAAAAGTTCGGATGAAAAACTTCCGTTAACTCCTCGGATAACTAAGAATACCGCTGAAGCTATATTGACGCTCGCTGAGGGAAATCCACAGATCACCGTGTTCCAGCTCTCCCAAAAACTGGGTCGCTCAACTAGCGCAATCAATAAGCAAATTTCAAGACTCAAAAAGAACGGCCAGTTGGTACGTGTCGGCCCAGACAAAGGCGGTAGCTGGAGCGTGACCCGTTAA